The following proteins come from a genomic window of Aequorivita marisscotiae:
- the rpsS gene encoding 30S ribosomal protein S19: protein MARSLKKGPFVHYKLDKKVQQNVEDNKKTVIKTWSRASMITPDFVGQTIAVHNGRQFVPVYVTENMVGHKLGEFSPTRSFRGHAGAKNKGKK from the coding sequence ATGGCAAGATCGTTAAAAAAAGGACCGTTCGTTCATTATAAACTAGACAAGAAAGTTCAACAAAACGTTGAGGATAATAAGAAGACCGTAATCAAAACTTGGTCACGTGCTTCTATGATTACTCCAGATTTTGTTGGCCAAACCATAGCAGTTCATAACGGGCGCCAATTTGTTCCTGTATATGTAACAGAAAACATGGTTGGGCATAAACTAGGAGAATTTTCACCTACAAGATCATTCCGTGGTCACGCAGGTGCTAAAAACAAAGGTAAAAAATAA
- the rplV gene encoding 50S ribosomal protein L22 has protein sequence MGVRKRERAEAIKEAKKTIYMAKLNNCPTSPRKMRLMADLVRGEKIDKALNILKFSSKESSRKLEKLLLSAINNWQQKNEDASIEDADLFVKEIRVDGGTMLKRLRPAPQGRAHRIRKRSNHVTLVLAANDNTQSK, from the coding sequence ATGGGAGTTCGTAAAAGAGAAAGAGCAGAAGCAATCAAGGAAGCCAAGAAAACTATTTACATGGCTAAATTGAACAATTGCCCCACTTCACCAAGAAAAATGCGTTTAATGGCAGACTTGGTACGTGGTGAAAAAATAGACAAAGCACTTAACATTTTGAAGTTTAGTTCAAAAGAATCTTCACGCAAATTGGAGAAACTACTTTTGTCTGCCATCAACAACTGGCAACAAAAGAACGAAGACGCTTCAATAGAAGATGCAGATCTTTTTGTTAAGGAAATCCGTGTGGATGGAGGAACAATGTTGAAGAGACTACGCCCTGCACCACAAGGCCGCGCACACAGAATTAGAAAACGCTCCAACCACGTAACACTCGTGTTGGCAGCAAACGATAACACACAAAGCAAGTAA
- the rpsG gene encoding 30S ribosomal protein S7, with translation MRKKQAKKRPLLPDPRFNDQLVTRFVNNMMWDGKKSVAFKVFYDAIDIVDEKKQDDEKTALELWKDALSNVMPHVEVRSRRVGGATFQIPMQIRPDRKIATAMKWLITYSRKRNEKSMAAKLAGEILAASKEEGAAVKKRMDTHKMAEANKAFSHFRF, from the coding sequence ATGAGAAAAAAACAGGCCAAAAAAAGACCTCTTTTACCGGATCCAAGGTTTAACGACCAGTTGGTTACGCGTTTCGTAAACAACATGATGTGGGATGGAAAAAAGAGTGTGGCTTTTAAAGTTTTCTATGATGCAATTGACATTGTAGATGAAAAAAAACAAGACGACGAAAAAACTGCGTTAGAGCTTTGGAAAGATGCGCTTTCTAATGTAATGCCTCACGTAGAGGTGCGTAGCCGTAGAGTTGGTGGGGCAACCTTCCAAATTCCTATGCAAATTCGTCCAGACCGTAAAATTGCAACTGCAATGAAATGGTTAATAACGTATTCAAGAAAAAGAAACGAGAAATCCATGGCCGCTAAATTAGCAGGCGAGATTCTTGCTGCTTCCAAAGAAGAAGGTGCAGCAGTTAAGAAGCGTATGGATACTCATAAAATGGCAGAAGCTAACAAAGCATTCTCACATTTCAGATTCTAA
- the fusA gene encoding elongation factor G — protein MGRDLTYTRNIGIAAHIDAGKTTTTERILFYTGVNHKLGETHEGSATMDWMEQEQERGITITSAATTCKWKFPMENAQPLPNTKEYHFNIIDTPGHVDFTVEVNRSLRVLDGLVFLFSAVDGVEPQSETNWRLADNYKVPRIGFVNKMDRNGSNFLAVCQQVKDMLGSNAVPIVLPLGEEADFKGIVDLVKNRAIVWHDDTFGATFDVVDIPEDMKEEVRLYRGKLIEEVAAYDENLLEKYMEDEDSITEDEVHAALRAAVMDMSIIPMICGSSFKNKGVQFLIDGVCRYLPSPMDKDGIVGVNPDTEKEELRKPSVDEPFAALAFKIATDPFVGRLAFFRAYSGHLDAGSYVLNNRTGNKERISRIYQMHANKQNAIEFIEAGDIGAGVGFKDIKTGDTLTAEKHPIILESMDFPDPVIGVAVEPKTKADVDKLGMALSKLAEEDPTFQVRTDEASGQTIISGMGELHLDVLIDRLRREFKVEVNQGQPQVEYKEAVTKVADHREVYKKQSGGRGKFADIVFTLEPAEEGKLGLEFVNAVKGGNVPKEFIPSVEKGFKQAMVNGPLAGFEVDSMKVTLKDGSFHPVDSDALSFELAAKLGFKEVAKKAGAVILEPIMKLEALTPEENMGDIVGDLNRRRGTITSMSDRAGAKVIKAEVPLSEMFGYVTTLRTLSSGRATSTMEFSHYAETPSNISESVIAAAKGTANV, from the coding sequence ATGGGAAGAGATTTAACATACACAAGAAATATAGGAATTGCCGCGCATATTGATGCTGGTAAAACAACTACAACTGAACGTATACTTTTTTACACGGGCGTAAACCACAAGTTGGGTGAAACTCACGAAGGTTCTGCAACAATGGACTGGATGGAGCAGGAGCAGGAGCGTGGTATTACCATTACTTCGGCTGCAACTACTTGTAAGTGGAAGTTTCCGATGGAAAATGCGCAACCATTGCCAAATACAAAAGAGTACCACTTTAATATTATAGATACTCCTGGCCACGTAGATTTTACCGTAGAGGTAAACCGTTCGCTTAGAGTTCTTGATGGTTTGGTGTTTTTGTTTAGTGCAGTAGATGGTGTAGAGCCACAATCTGAAACTAACTGGAGATTGGCCGATAACTATAAAGTACCTCGTATTGGTTTTGTAAATAAAATGGACCGTAACGGATCAAACTTCTTGGCAGTATGCCAGCAAGTAAAAGATATGTTAGGATCCAATGCAGTGCCAATCGTTTTGCCTTTAGGTGAAGAAGCTGATTTTAAAGGTATTGTAGATTTGGTTAAGAACCGTGCTATCGTTTGGCACGATGATACCTTTGGCGCTACTTTTGACGTTGTAGATATTCCTGAAGATATGAAAGAGGAGGTGCGTTTGTACCGTGGTAAACTTATTGAAGAAGTTGCTGCCTATGACGAAAACCTACTAGAAAAATATATGGAAGACGAAGATTCAATTACAGAAGATGAAGTGCATGCTGCGCTTCGTGCTGCTGTAATGGATATGAGTATCATACCAATGATATGTGGTTCTTCCTTTAAAAATAAAGGTGTTCAATTCTTAATTGATGGAGTGTGCCGCTACCTTCCTTCTCCAATGGATAAAGATGGTATTGTAGGTGTAAATCCAGATACTGAAAAAGAAGAATTGCGCAAACCAAGTGTAGATGAGCCATTTGCTGCTCTTGCATTTAAAATTGCTACAGACCCTTTTGTTGGTCGTTTAGCTTTCTTCCGTGCATATTCCGGACACTTAGATGCAGGATCTTATGTTCTTAACAACCGTACAGGCAACAAGGAACGTATATCGCGTATTTACCAAATGCACGCTAACAAGCAAAATGCTATTGAGTTTATTGAAGCTGGAGATATTGGAGCGGGTGTAGGTTTTAAGGATATTAAAACTGGAGACACATTAACTGCTGAAAAACATCCAATTATTTTGGAAAGTATGGATTTCCCAGACCCAGTAATTGGTGTTGCGGTAGAGCCAAAAACCAAAGCAGATGTAGATAAATTAGGTATGGCTTTATCTAAGCTAGCCGAAGAAGATCCAACATTCCAAGTGCGTACAGACGAAGCTTCTGGACAAACAATTATTTCTGGAATGGGCGAACTTCACCTTGATGTACTTATAGACCGTTTACGTCGTGAGTTTAAAGTTGAAGTAAACCAAGGTCAGCCACAAGTTGAGTACAAAGAAGCAGTTACAAAAGTTGCAGATCACAGAGAGGTTTATAAAAAGCAATCTGGAGGTCGTGGTAAATTTGCCGATATCGTATTTACACTTGAGCCAGCTGAAGAAGGTAAATTAGGATTGGAATTCGTAAACGCCGTAAAAGGTGGTAACGTACCAAAAGAATTTATCCCTTCGGTTGAAAAAGGATTCAAACAAGCAATGGTGAATGGACCCCTTGCAGGTTTTGAAGTAGATAGTATGAAGGTAACGCTTAAAGACGGATCTTTCCACCCTGTGGATTCTGATGCACTGTCTTTTGAATTGGCTGCAAAGCTTGGATTTAAAGAAGTAGCTAAAAAAGCAGGAGCCGTAATCCTTGAACCTATTATGAAACTTGAGGCGCTTACGCCAGAAGAGAATATGGGTGATATTGTAGGTGACCTTAACCGTCGTCGCGGTACTATTACTAGTATGAGCGATCGCGCTGGAGCTAAAGTTATTAAGGCTGAAGTGCCGCTTTCTGAAATGTTCGGATATGTAACCACATTAAGAACATTGTCTTCGGGTCGTGCAACTTCAACTATGGAATTTTCCCATTATGCCGAAACACCTTCAAACATTTCTGAAAGTGTAATAGCTGCAGCAAAAGGAACCGCTAACGTATAA
- a CDS encoding POTRA domain-containing protein, whose product MKNNCTLFLLLNIYTCFFFGIQAQELSLSLKAEKEIPEGVVDSLQLPASYKDFISLKNETDTLHLKLQRMGFIESELLQLKKENDSSYTAAFFLGRKYNNIKVYYSEKDFSKKELQHVASQIDSSYFILPFETIPTALRKLTAYRNAKGNAFARVRLTAFNNTGAGNLSATLLIENGKLRTVDSIVLKGYEKFPKSYLKYYAGVRKGKLFDQKKLLAQNENLNSLGFVSSIKPPEALFREDSTTVYFYLEKEENNLFDGILGFATDEESQKLTFNGYLNLELNNNLNYGEQLLINYKSDGEKQINFKTKLTLPYLFSSPFGLSGELMIFKRDSTFITTEQQLRSTYQLDTRSTLYVGYKGYESSNLLDEVIAGIPIEDFTSRFFIFGGNYKKPQNRKLFPVKTAIYLDMGIGSRKQKSESEDQIGFTSVISNIFNLNYRNSLFVQNSTSALFSDSYLINELFRFGGINSIRGFDENSIDASLFSVLNTEYRYQFNDGVYLHSIIDVGYFENQTISLKEKIYSFGLGLGLNTKAGIFRFNIANGNRQNTPFNLTNTKVHISISSKF is encoded by the coding sequence TTGAAAAATAATTGCACACTTTTTTTACTCCTTAATATATATACCTGTTTTTTCTTCGGAATTCAGGCACAGGAATTGTCGCTCTCCTTAAAAGCAGAGAAGGAAATTCCGGAAGGGGTTGTAGATTCATTGCAACTACCTGCTTCCTATAAAGATTTTATTTCGCTAAAAAATGAAACCGACACCCTACACTTAAAACTACAACGCATGGGTTTTATTGAAAGTGAATTGCTTCAACTTAAAAAAGAAAACGACAGCAGCTATACGGCCGCATTTTTTCTTGGAAGGAAGTACAACAATATAAAGGTGTACTATTCGGAAAAAGATTTTTCAAAAAAAGAACTTCAACACGTAGCCTCACAGATAGACAGCTCCTATTTTATACTTCCTTTTGAAACCATTCCAACCGCGTTAAGAAAACTTACAGCGTATAGAAACGCCAAAGGAAATGCTTTTGCCCGGGTGAGGTTAACTGCGTTCAACAACACTGGAGCCGGAAATTTAAGCGCTACACTGCTTATAGAAAACGGCAAGTTGCGCACCGTAGATTCCATTGTTTTAAAAGGGTACGAAAAATTCCCAAAAAGCTATTTAAAATACTATGCCGGGGTAAGGAAAGGCAAACTTTTTGACCAGAAAAAATTGTTAGCGCAAAACGAAAACCTAAACAGCCTAGGTTTTGTTTCGTCTATTAAGCCACCCGAAGCACTATTCCGGGAAGATTCAACCACCGTATATTTTTATTTGGAAAAAGAAGAGAACAATCTCTTTGATGGAATTTTAGGATTTGCCACCGATGAGGAATCTCAAAAATTGACGTTTAATGGCTATTTAAATTTAGAACTCAACAACAATTTAAACTACGGCGAACAGCTATTAATAAATTACAAATCTGATGGTGAAAAGCAGATTAATTTTAAAACCAAGCTCACCCTTCCCTATCTGTTTAGCTCACCATTTGGGCTCAGTGGCGAATTAATGATTTTTAAAAGAGACAGCACTTTTATCACTACAGAACAACAACTGCGTTCCACCTATCAATTAGACACTCGATCTACTTTATACGTGGGATATAAAGGATACGAATCTAGCAACCTGCTGGATGAAGTAATTGCCGGAATACCAATTGAAGATTTTACATCTCGGTTTTTTATCTTTGGCGGCAACTATAAAAAACCACAAAACCGAAAACTGTTCCCCGTAAAAACAGCAATTTATTTAGATATGGGGATTGGATCCCGCAAACAAAAAAGCGAGTCGGAGGACCAGATTGGCTTCACCTCTGTAATATCAAATATTTTTAATCTTAATTACCGCAATTCCTTGTTTGTTCAAAATAGTACGAGCGCGCTTTTTAGCGACTCATATTTAATAAACGAACTTTTTCGTTTTGGTGGAATAAACAGCATCCGCGGTTTTGACGAAAACAGCATAGACGCATCGTTATTTTCGGTACTAAATACAGAGTATCGCTACCAATTTAACGATGGGGTTTACTTACACAGTATTATAGATGTAGGTTATTTTGAAAATCAGACCATTTCCTTAAAAGAAAAGATCTACAGTTTTGGGCTCGGACTTGGCCTAAACACAAAAGCAGGAATATTTCGATTTAACATAGCTAACGGAAATAGGCAAAACACCCCTTTCAATCTTACAAACACCAAAGTACACATCAGTATTTCATCTAAATTCTAA
- the rplB gene encoding 50S ribosomal protein L2 produces MSVRKLKPVTPGQRFRVVNGFDAITTDKPEKSLLVPNKRSGGRNSQGKMTMRYIGGGHKKKYRIIDFKRDKAGIPATVASIQYDPNRTAFIALLNYQDGEKRYVIAQNGLQVGQNILSGDAVAPEIGNAMPLSAIPLGTIISCIELRPGQGAIMARSAGAFAQLMAREGRYATVKLPSGETRLILVNCMATIGAVSNSDHQLLVSGKAGRSRWLGRRPRTRPVVMNPVDHPMGGGEGRASGGHPRSRKGLPAKGYRTRTKTKASNKYILERRKK; encoded by the coding sequence ATGTCAGTAAGAAAATTAAAACCAGTCACCCCAGGTCAGCGTTTTAGGGTTGTAAATGGTTTTGACGCCATTACAACCGATAAGCCGGAGAAGTCTTTACTTGTTCCGAATAAACGATCTGGTGGTAGAAACAGTCAAGGAAAAATGACCATGCGCTACATAGGTGGTGGTCATAAGAAAAAATATCGAATTATCGATTTTAAACGCGACAAAGCAGGAATTCCTGCCACTGTTGCAAGTATTCAATACGATCCAAACCGTACTGCATTTATCGCACTTTTAAACTATCAAGATGGTGAAAAGCGATATGTAATTGCACAAAACGGACTACAAGTTGGGCAAAACATCCTCTCTGGCGACGCAGTAGCTCCCGAGATCGGAAATGCAATGCCACTTTCAGCTATTCCTTTAGGTACTATTATTTCCTGCATCGAGCTTCGTCCTGGTCAAGGGGCAATTATGGCTCGTAGTGCTGGTGCTTTTGCACAGCTTATGGCTCGTGAAGGAAGATATGCTACCGTTAAACTTCCGTCAGGTGAAACCCGATTAATTTTGGTAAACTGTATGGCTACCATAGGTGCCGTATCTAACAGTGACCACCAATTGTTGGTTTCTGGTAAAGCCGGTAGAAGCAGATGGCTAGGTAGAAGACCTCGTACAAGACCAGTAGTAATGAACCCAGTAGATCACCCAATGGGTGGTGGTGAGGGCCGTGCTTCAGGTGGTCATCCACGTTCTAGAAAAGGTTTGCCTGCAAAAGGTTACAGAACCCGTACTAAAACGAAAGCAAGTAATAAATATATCTTAGAACGAAGAAAGAAATAA
- the rplC gene encoding 50S ribosomal protein L3: MSGLIGRKIGMTSIFDENGKNIPCTVIEAGPCVVTQVRTKEVDGYEALQLGFDDKKTVTKAAEGHAKKAGTVAKRKVAEFKNFEEEYKLGDTITVEHFIEGEFVDIAGTSKGKGFQGVVKRHGFGGVGQATHGQHNRLRAPGSIGAASYPARVFKGMRMAGQMGNERVKVENLRVLKVIPEKNLLVVKGAVPGHKNAYVMIEK, translated from the coding sequence ATGTCTGGGTTAATTGGAAGAAAGATAGGGATGACCAGCATCTTTGACGAGAACGGAAAGAACATTCCGTGTACCGTTATTGAAGCAGGACCCTGTGTTGTTACCCAAGTCAGAACCAAAGAGGTTGACGGGTACGAAGCTCTTCAACTTGGTTTCGATGACAAGAAGACTGTAACTAAAGCTGCCGAAGGGCACGCCAAAAAAGCAGGAACCGTTGCAAAACGCAAAGTCGCCGAATTCAAGAATTTTGAAGAAGAATACAAATTAGGTGACACAATAACTGTGGAGCATTTTATCGAAGGAGAATTCGTAGATATAGCGGGTACATCTAAAGGTAAAGGATTTCAAGGAGTTGTTAAGCGTCACGGTTTTGGCGGTGTAGGGCAAGCCACACACGGTCAGCACAACCGTTTACGTGCACCAGGTTCTATTGGAGCCGCATCATATCCTGCGAGAGTGTTCAAGGGAATGCGTATGGCGGGCCAAATGGGCAACGAAAGAGTAAAAGTTGAAAATTTAAGAGTTTTAAAAGTAATTCCTGAAAAGAATCTACTTGTGGTTAAAGGAGCAGTTCCTGGCCATAAAAACGCTTATGTAATGATCGAGAAATAA
- the rpsL gene encoding 30S ribosomal protein S12, producing MPTISQLVRKGRTKITKKSKSVALDSCPQRRGVCTRVYTTTPKKPNSAMRKVARVRLTNGKEVNAYIPGEGHNLQEHSIVLVRGGRVKDLPGVRYHIVRGALDTAGVAGRTQRRSKYGAKRPKK from the coding sequence ATGCCAACAATTTCACAATTAGTACGTAAAGGAAGGACCAAAATAACCAAGAAGAGTAAATCGGTTGCTTTGGATTCGTGCCCACAACGTCGTGGTGTTTGTACGCGTGTATATACTACTACGCCTAAGAAGCCTAACTCTGCAATGCGTAAAGTTGCAAGGGTAAGACTTACAAATGGTAAGGAAGTAAACGCATACATCCCAGGCGAGGGTCACAATCTCCAAGAGCACTCGATAGTATTGGTTAGAGGTGGAAGGGTAAAAGATTTGCCAGGAGTTAGATATCACATTGTTCGTGGAGCATTAGACACCGCAGGTGTTGCAGGCCGCACGCAACGTAGATCTAAGTACGGAGCAAAACGCCCTAAGAAGTAA
- the rplD gene encoding 50S ribosomal protein L4, translating to MKVAVLDINGKDTGRKVELSADVFGIEPNNHAVYLDVKQYLANQRQGTHKAKERAEITGSTRKIKKQKGTGTARAGSIKSGIFKGGGRMFGPRPRNYSFKLNKNLKRLARKSALSMKANNKAIFVLEDLNFDAPKTKNFTAVLKSLGLDDKKSLFVLGDLNNNVYLSSRNLKGTEVITNSQLSTYKIMNANSLVLFEGSLEGIETNLSK from the coding sequence ATGAAGGTAGCTGTATTAGACATAAACGGAAAAGACACAGGTCGGAAAGTAGAACTTTCTGCAGATGTGTTCGGAATAGAGCCTAACAATCACGCGGTTTACCTAGATGTGAAACAATATCTTGCCAATCAACGTCAAGGTACTCACAAAGCAAAGGAACGCGCCGAAATTACTGGTTCAACCAGAAAAATTAAAAAACAAAAGGGAACTGGTACTGCCCGTGCGGGTAGCATCAAGTCTGGTATCTTTAAAGGTGGTGGTAGAATGTTTGGACCTCGTCCACGTAACTACTCTTTTAAATTGAACAAAAACCTAAAGCGTTTGGCACGTAAATCTGCCTTATCGATGAAGGCAAATAACAAAGCAATTTTTGTATTGGAAGACCTTAATTTTGACGCTCCAAAAACCAAGAACTTTACCGCGGTTTTAAAGAGTTTAGGGCTTGATGATAAAAAATCTTTATTTGTGTTGGGAGACTTAAATAATAATGTATATTTGTCCTCTCGCAATTTGAAAGGTACTGAAGTTATAACTAACTCACAATTAAGTACTTACAAAATTATGAATGCAAACAGTTTAGTGCTGTTTGAAGGTTCTTTGGAAGGAATTGAAACAAACTTAAGTAAATAG
- the rpsC gene encoding 30S ribosomal protein S3, producing the protein MGQKTNPIGNRLGIIRGWESNWYGGNDYGDKLAEDDKIRKYVHARLSKASVSRVIIERTLKLVTVTITTARPGIIIGKGGQEVDKLKEELKKITDKEVQINIHEIKRPELDAYLVAASIARQIESRISYRRAIKMAIAATMRMNAEGIKVQISGRLNGAEMARSESYKEGRIPLSTFRADIDYALVEAHTTYGRLGVKVWIMKGEVYGKRELSPLVGLSTGKKSGGKGSQAGRGGNKARRRK; encoded by the coding sequence ATGGGACAGAAGACAAATCCAATCGGGAATCGCTTAGGTATCATTAGAGGTTGGGAATCCAACTGGTACGGAGGCAACGACTACGGCGATAAATTGGCCGAAGACGACAAGATTAGAAAATATGTTCACGCGCGTTTAAGCAAAGCTAGTGTGAGTAGAGTAATTATTGAGCGTACGCTTAAGCTTGTAACCGTTACTATAACCACTGCCCGTCCCGGTATCATTATCGGTAAAGGTGGCCAGGAAGTAGACAAGCTAAAAGAAGAGCTTAAAAAAATTACAGATAAAGAAGTACAGATCAACATCCACGAGATTAAAAGACCTGAACTTGACGCATATTTGGTAGCTGCAAGTATTGCACGCCAGATTGAAAGTCGTATTTCTTACCGTCGCGCTATTAAAATGGCAATCGCGGCAACTATGCGAATGAATGCAGAAGGTATTAAGGTACAAATCTCTGGCCGTTTGAATGGGGCAGAAATGGCACGTTCAGAATCTTACAAAGAGGGTCGTATTCCTTTATCAACTTTTAGAGCCGATATTGACTACGCTTTAGTTGAGGCACACACTACCTACGGTAGATTGGGTGTTAAAGTATGGATTATGAAAGGCGAAGTATATGGAAAGAGAGAACTTTCACCATTAGTAGGTTTATCTACAGGAAAAAAGAGTGGTGGTAAAGGGTCTCAAGCAGGACGCGGTGGCAACAAAGCACGTCGCAGAAAGTAA
- the rplW gene encoding 50S ribosomal protein L23, translating to MNILIKPIITEKATKDAEDRNVFGFVVNPKANKVEIKKAVEAAYGVSVEKVRTINVRPDRKTRYTKTGVQTGKTNAYKKAIVQVAEGDTIDFYSNI from the coding sequence ATGAACATCTTAATTAAACCTATAATTACGGAAAAAGCTACCAAAGATGCTGAAGACAGAAACGTTTTTGGCTTCGTAGTGAACCCCAAGGCGAATAAGGTAGAAATCAAGAAAGCGGTTGAGGCTGCTTACGGAGTTTCTGTTGAAAAAGTTCGCACAATAAATGTCCGCCCTGATAGGAAAACCCGTTATACAAAAACAGGTGTCCAAACTGGTAAAACGAACGCTTATAAAAAAGCAATCGTACAGGTGGCGGAAGGTGATACAATAGATTTTTACAGTAACATCTAA
- the rpsJ gene encoding 30S ribosomal protein S10 — protein MSQKIRIKLKSYDHNLVDKSAEKIVKTVKSTGAVVTGPIPLPTHKKIFTVLRSPHVNKKSREQFQLSSYKRLLDIYSSSSKTIDALMKLELPSGVEVEIKV, from the coding sequence ATGAGTCAAAAAATAAGAATAAAGCTAAAATCTTACGATCACAATTTGGTGGACAAATCTGCTGAAAAAATCGTAAAGACGGTAAAAAGCACTGGAGCTGTAGTAACAGGACCAATCCCTTTACCAACACACAAAAAAATCTTTACAGTATTGCGTTCTCCGCACGTTAACAAGAAGAGTAGAGAGCAATTCCAATTAAGTTCGTACAAAAGACTTTTGGATATCTACAGTTCTTCTTCAAAAACAATTGACGCTCTAATGAAATTGGAGTTGCCAAGTGGAGTAGAAGTAGAGATCAAAGTATAG